In Spirobacillus cienkowskii, a genomic segment contains:
- the mmsA gene encoding CoA-acylating methylmalonate-semialdehyde dehydrogenase, which produces MPGNNLVQGIQECLNFIEGQWTQPAETLGAVISPLTGKPLAKTFRSSSACVNKAVLAAKSAQMSWAQWSLRERSTIFYKFNIWITENLQELIQTISMECGKLPEEARDGLYKGMEIIEFAASLQNHDIMAKMQVSRGVFCEFRREPLGVVAGITPCNFPAMVPLWMIPIAIMTGNSFIWKPSEKTPMTSILLCEGLKSCGLPNGILSVVQGDKTTVDALCDHNDIQAIGFVGSSPVAKYVYSRATQNGKRALTLGGAKNHIILMPDAQPEIAVDGIIASFSGCAGQRCMAASVLLAVGDTNKIIHEIAKKAANFKARQNIGAIITKQSLEKLVNAIEKAVAEGARLLVDGRNPTVAKEYSNGNWLCPTILDEISPNSFCAQEELFGPILSIVRCHDIEHAIKIENHNRYGNAASVFTSRGDIAEYVTNHAKSGMIGINIGIPVPREPFSFGGINDSKFGHGDMTGHSGVDFWSLKKKVTTKWFQTQTKNWMS; this is translated from the coding sequence ATGCCCGGCAATAACTTAGTACAAGGTATTCAAGAATGCTTAAATTTTATTGAAGGACAGTGGACACAACCTGCCGAGACATTAGGAGCTGTTATAAGCCCATTAACCGGCAAACCACTTGCAAAAACTTTTAGAAGTTCTAGTGCTTGTGTCAATAAAGCTGTTCTTGCCGCAAAATCAGCGCAGATGTCCTGGGCACAATGGAGCCTGCGCGAACGATCCACTATTTTTTATAAATTTAACATTTGGATAACTGAAAATTTACAAGAACTCATACAAACAATTAGCATGGAGTGTGGCAAACTTCCCGAAGAAGCGCGAGATGGATTGTATAAAGGAATGGAAATTATAGAGTTTGCCGCAAGTCTACAAAACCATGATATTATGGCAAAAATGCAAGTTTCTCGAGGTGTTTTTTGTGAGTTCCGGCGTGAGCCTCTCGGAGTTGTTGCTGGCATCACTCCATGCAACTTTCCAGCAATGGTTCCACTTTGGATGATTCCTATTGCAATTATGACTGGTAATAGTTTTATTTGGAAACCCTCAGAAAAAACTCCTATGACCTCTATTTTACTTTGTGAAGGCCTAAAATCTTGCGGATTACCCAACGGAATTTTAAGTGTTGTTCAAGGAGATAAAACCACTGTTGACGCACTGTGCGATCACAATGACATTCAAGCTATTGGGTTTGTTGGGTCTTCACCCGTTGCAAAATATGTTTATAGCCGCGCAACTCAAAATGGAAAAAGAGCCCTGACCCTTGGTGGTGCCAAAAACCATATCATTCTTATGCCCGATGCCCAGCCAGAAATTGCTGTCGATGGAATTATTGCCTCTTTTTCTGGCTGTGCCGGACAACGGTGTATGGCTGCAAGCGTCTTGCTGGCAGTTGGAGACACCAATAAAATTATTCACGAAATCGCAAAAAAAGCCGCAAATTTTAAAGCAAGGCAAAATATTGGAGCGATTATCACCAAACAATCACTCGAAAAGCTTGTTAACGCAATCGAAAAAGCCGTTGCAGAAGGGGCTCGGTTGCTGGTAGACGGGCGCAATCCAACAGTTGCCAAAGAATATTCTAACGGCAATTGGCTCTGCCCTACAATTCTAGATGAAATTTCACCAAATAGTTTTTGCGCTCAAGAAGAATTATTTGGCCCTATACTTTCTATAGTGCGCTGTCATGATATAGAGCATGCAATTAAAATTGAAAATCACAATCGTTATGGCAACGCAGCCTCTGTTTTTACATCACGAGGCGACATTGCTGAATATGTGACGAATCATGCCAAATCAGGAATGATTGGCATCAATATCGGAATCCCTGTTCCACGCGAACCCTTTTCTTTTGGAGGAATCAATGACTCTAAATTTGGGCATGGAGATATGACAGGACATTCTGGTGTCGATTTTTGGAGTTTAAAAAAGAAAGTTACAACAAAATGGTTTCAAACCCAAACAAAAAACTGGATGTCGTAA
- the mnmG gene encoding tRNA uridine-5-carboxymethylaminomethyl(34) synthesis enzyme MnmG, with translation MRSLEYDIVVVGGGHAGCEAALAAARMNKKTLLITMSLDRIGQMSCNPAIGGTAKGHLVKEIDALGGEMGFAIDNTGIQFRVLNKSKGPAIWSSRAQADMDLYRSYMRKTLEDTKNLDLIQDTVASLIIENNQVTGVQTSLDQTIHASCVILTTGTFLNGLIHIGERRITAGRAGEPASVELAAALKQYGFQIGRMKTGTTPRLDARSIDFSRLERQDSDPDFVPFSMRTQAITQKLVPCYITHTNAKTHEVIRNHMHLSPLYSGVITGIGPRYCPSIEDKVVKFPDRLSHQIFIEPEGYQTHEIYPNGISTSLPLHVQEAFLKTIAGFENVVIMKPGYAIEYDFVQPTELHPTLETKKIANLYFAGQLNGTTGYEEAAAQGLIAGINAALKADSKPPFILSRSESYIGVLIDDLTTLGTNEPYRMFTSRAENRLKLREDNADQRLTEYGRNFGLVSDDIYVKYKDRQEKMQKEKSRLKEVWLNPTPDLNEHLQKHNLPLVSNNVTLEAYLKRPETNVRNLKEAGLVSDYELSILRCLEIEVKYEGYIRREEGLSDKLKTYDHVWIPNHFNYSLVSGLSREVVEKLKRHNPSTLGQASRISGITPAAVTLLHTMIDKQRISASRTSG, from the coding sequence ATGCGATCATTAGAGTATGATATTGTTGTTGTTGGAGGCGGTCACGCTGGTTGTGAAGCAGCACTTGCCGCTGCACGCATGAACAAAAAGACACTCCTTATTACAATGAGTCTCGATCGTATTGGGCAGATGTCTTGTAATCCTGCTATTGGCGGTACAGCTAAAGGTCATTTGGTAAAAGAAATCGATGCTCTAGGCGGAGAAATGGGTTTTGCAATTGATAACACGGGCATTCAATTTCGTGTTCTCAATAAAAGTAAGGGGCCTGCAATTTGGTCGAGCCGCGCCCAGGCAGATATGGATTTGTATCGCAGTTATATGCGCAAAACACTGGAAGACACTAAAAATCTTGATTTGATTCAAGATACAGTTGCATCGTTAATAATAGAAAATAATCAGGTTACGGGAGTGCAAACATCTCTCGATCAAACGATTCATGCATCATGCGTTATTTTGACGACGGGAACGTTTTTAAATGGCCTGATTCACATTGGCGAACGCCGCATCACGGCAGGAAGAGCTGGAGAGCCTGCAAGCGTTGAGCTTGCTGCAGCGCTCAAACAATATGGATTTCAGATTGGTCGCATGAAAACGGGAACTACGCCACGTTTAGACGCCCGTTCTATTGATTTTTCTCGCTTAGAACGCCAAGATAGCGATCCTGATTTTGTGCCATTTAGTATGCGCACCCAAGCCATTACGCAAAAATTGGTTCCTTGTTACATTACGCATACCAATGCAAAAACCCACGAAGTGATTCGTAATCATATGCATTTGTCTCCTTTATATAGTGGGGTCATTACAGGTATTGGACCACGTTATTGCCCAAGTATCGAAGACAAGGTGGTCAAGTTTCCCGATCGCCTGAGCCATCAAATTTTTATTGAACCAGAAGGGTATCAAACACACGAAATTTACCCAAATGGCATTAGCACAAGCTTGCCACTTCATGTGCAAGAAGCATTTTTGAAAACGATTGCTGGTTTTGAAAATGTGGTAATTATGAAGCCAGGTTATGCCATTGAGTATGATTTTGTTCAACCGACAGAGCTTCACCCAACCTTAGAAACTAAAAAAATTGCAAACTTATATTTTGCTGGACAACTCAATGGCACAACAGGATACGAAGAAGCGGCAGCGCAAGGTTTGATTGCAGGCATTAATGCCGCGTTGAAAGCAGATAGCAAACCTCCTTTTATTTTGAGTCGTTCTGAAAGTTACATTGGGGTGCTCATTGACGATCTCACAACACTTGGCACCAACGAACCTTACCGTATGTTTACAAGTCGTGCAGAAAATCGTTTAAAATTACGAGAAGACAACGCCGATCAACGCCTTACAGAATACGGTAGAAATTTTGGTTTAGTTTCAGATGATATTTATGTGAAATATAAAGATCGCCAAGAAAAAATGCAAAAAGAAAAAAGTCGTTTAAAAGAAGTTTGGCTCAATCCCACTCCCGACCTCAATGAGCATTTGCAAAAGCATAACTTACCCTTAGTTTCCAACAACGTCACATTGGAAGCGTACTTAAAACGCCCCGAAACCAACGTGCGCAATTTAAAAGAAGCAGGACTTGTTTCAGATTATGAACTTTCAATTTTGCGTTGCTTAGAAATAGAAGTAAAGTATGAAGGTTATATTAGACGTGAAGAAGGTTTGAGCGATAAACTCAAAACCTATGATCATGTTTGGATTCCAAATCATTTTAATTACAGCTTGGTAAGTGGCTTATCCCGAGAGGTCGTCGAAAAACTAAAACGTCACAATCCAAGTACATTAGGGCAAGCATCGCGTATCAGTGGTATTACACCTGCCGCAGTGACGTTGTTACACACCATGATCGATAAGCAAAGAATCAGTGCAAGCCGCACTTCAGGTTAA
- a CDS encoding GTP cyclohydrolase II: MAHSSHVLLTSHPARIFKLAAPLNWGDPDPLIRGPVVASLTKREHRNAIGTHSGSYSVYRALANASGALTMEHRPDFTNTAPVVNIGSYAAWGDPEKIVSIDPWGAKVGEVFKSFYDKGYDIRPSIAITKAHIHMPEVSQAIELGRLPIDGKIVLKNKDVIVTKVAIEPVWYLPGIAKRFNISEGDLRSVLFDQTGGMFPELITRKDLKLLLPPIGSTSVYIFGDVSYIADPTKQLTVRIHDECNGSDVFSSDICTCRPYLTHGVEESIRTAQQGGSGLVIYFRKEGRALGEVTKFLVYNARKRQEGGDNAATYFHRTECVAGVQDMRFQQLMPDVLHWLGIQRIDNLVSMSDMKYNAIVESGINVVRRISIPEELIPPDAQVEMEAKKAAGYFTEGKTKNVSELKKVKGRKLDE; the protein is encoded by the coding sequence ATGGCACATTCAAGTCATGTTTTATTAACTTCGCATCCTGCTCGTATTTTTAAACTTGCAGCACCTTTAAACTGGGGAGATCCCGATCCTTTAATCCGTGGCCCCGTAGTGGCTTCTTTAACAAAAAGAGAACACAGAAATGCAATTGGAACCCATAGCGGCAGTTACTCTGTGTATCGTGCCTTGGCAAACGCTTCGGGCGCCCTAACCATGGAACATCGCCCTGATTTCACCAATACAGCACCTGTTGTCAATATTGGTTCCTATGCGGCATGGGGTGATCCCGAAAAAATTGTCAGTATTGATCCTTGGGGAGCAAAGGTTGGCGAAGTTTTTAAAAGCTTTTACGACAAAGGCTATGATATCCGCCCAAGCATTGCAATTACCAAAGCACACATTCATATGCCTGAAGTTTCGCAAGCCATAGAGCTTGGCAGACTTCCCATTGATGGTAAAATTGTTTTAAAAAACAAAGATGTTATTGTTACCAAAGTCGCTATTGAACCTGTTTGGTATTTGCCAGGCATTGCAAAACGTTTCAATATTTCTGAAGGCGACTTGCGCAGTGTGTTATTCGATCAAACTGGCGGCATGTTTCCAGAGCTCATTACCCGTAAAGATTTAAAATTACTTTTACCACCAATAGGAAGCACGTCTGTTTATATTTTTGGAGACGTTTCTTATATTGCCGATCCTACAAAACAACTTACAGTGCGTATTCATGACGAATGCAACGGTTCCGACGTATTTAGTTCTGATATTTGTACATGCAGACCTTATTTAACCCATGGTGTCGAAGAATCCATTCGTACCGCACAACAAGGAGGGTCTGGACTTGTGATTTATTTTCGCAAAGAAGGCCGTGCGCTTGGCGAAGTGACAAAATTTCTTGTGTATAATGCCCGCAAAAGACAAGAAGGTGGCGACAATGCGGCCACTTATTTTCATCGCACAGAATGTGTTGCAGGCGTGCAAGACATGCGTTTTCAACAGCTCATGCCCGATGTCTTGCATTGGCTTGGCATTCAACGCATCGATAACCTTGTTTCAATGAGTGACATGAAATACAACGCAATAGTCGAAAGCGGCATTAACGTTGTCCGTCGCATCTCTATTCCAGAAGAGTTGATTCCACCCGATGCACAAGTCGAAATGGAAGCCAAAAAAGCGGCCGGTTACTTTACAGAAGGCAAAACTAAAAATGTGTCTGAACTGAAAAAAGTGAAAGGACGCAAACTTGATGAGTAA
- a CDS encoding DUF1688 family protein, with protein MSNSIHSFSGDIHDIEYVFSPLTVRKKAQEILNLALSGDTDFLVHTEKLEEVSKFVTSVTLENYPTLNIPFHSRWNHFNAGNINRLDELKSMLSTLTIVQRVKAKLDLVILSVLMDAGAGSRWRYFDKNSQKEYSRSEGLAVASLQMFLSGVFSLQKENPYQVHAEKLKTLKLDELSTGFQVTEKNMLIGLEGRLKLLHNLGEALAKDPEIFGLEQPRIGNMLDFFQEKFPTAHISASQILRTIQQGLGAIWPGRATINMVNLGDVWPYAPMGDSIQSLIPFHKLSQWLSCSLFEPLTEAGFTISHIDALTGLAEYRNGGLILDSGLVSLKNTQNFETIHHPGSPLVIEWRALTIALLDEIGKKVTEKLGKTPSDFPLARVLEGGTWWAGRHIAAKLRKDGSPPLKIESDGTVF; from the coding sequence ATGAGTAATTCAATACATAGTTTTAGTGGAGACATTCATGATATTGAATATGTTTTTTCTCCTCTCACAGTTCGTAAAAAAGCACAAGAAATTTTAAATTTGGCTTTGTCTGGAGACACTGACTTTTTGGTTCACACAGAAAAGTTAGAGGAGGTTTCTAAGTTTGTAACTTCTGTGACATTAGAAAATTATCCTACTTTAAATATTCCTTTTCATTCACGCTGGAATCATTTTAATGCAGGAAACATTAACAGACTCGATGAATTAAAATCTATGTTATCAACTTTAACAATAGTGCAAAGAGTTAAAGCAAAACTCGACCTCGTTATTTTAAGTGTTCTTATGGATGCAGGAGCTGGATCTCGCTGGCGCTATTTTGATAAAAATTCCCAAAAAGAATATTCTCGTTCTGAAGGTCTTGCAGTAGCCAGTTTACAAATGTTTTTATCGGGGGTATTTTCTTTACAAAAAGAAAACCCTTACCAGGTTCATGCCGAAAAACTCAAAACCTTAAAACTTGACGAATTGTCTACTGGTTTTCAAGTCACAGAAAAAAACATGTTGATAGGCTTAGAGGGGCGCCTAAAGTTATTGCATAACCTTGGTGAAGCCCTAGCAAAGGACCCTGAAATTTTTGGGTTAGAGCAGCCCCGTATTGGCAATATGCTCGATTTTTTTCAAGAAAAATTTCCGACAGCACATATTTCTGCAAGCCAAATTCTTCGCACAATTCAACAAGGACTTGGCGCAATTTGGCCAGGCCGCGCAACAATCAATATGGTGAATTTAGGGGATGTTTGGCCTTATGCGCCAATGGGAGACAGCATTCAAAGCTTAATTCCATTTCATAAACTCTCTCAATGGCTCTCGTGCTCGTTGTTTGAACCTCTTACAGAGGCAGGATTTACAATTTCACACATTGACGCCCTAACCGGACTCGCAGAATATCGCAATGGTGGCTTGATACTGGATTCGGGACTTGTTTCTTTAAAAAATACACAAAATTTTGAAACCATCCATCACCCTGGCTCTCCTCTGGTTATAGAATGGCGAGCGTTAACAATTGCATTACTCGATGAAATTGGCAAAAAAGTCACAGAGAAATTGGGAAAAACTCCTTCTGACTTTCCGCTCGCACGGGTTCTCGAAGGAGGCACATGGTGGGCCGGACGCCACATCGCCGCTAAATTGCGTAAGGATGGAAGTCCTCCATTAAAAATCGAAAGCGATGGAACAGTATTTTAA